From Methanocella paludicola SANAE, a single genomic window includes:
- a CDS encoding protein translocase SEC61 complex subunit gamma translates to MAENKSGSISLGNITSSIKQYVRILQLTRKPSMDEFLMISKVTGAGIILIGILGFVIYLIMVPLISVLI, encoded by the coding sequence ATGGCAGAGAATAAATCAGGCTCAATATCGCTGGGCAATATCACCAGCAGCATCAAGCAGTATGTCAGGATACTCCAGCTTACGCGCAAGCCGAGCATGGACGAATTCCTCATGATATCCAAAGTCACGGGCGCAGGCATCATTCTCATCGGTATCCTGGGTTTCGTCATATATCTGATCATGGTCCCATTAATATCGGTTTTAATATAA
- a CDS encoding CDGSH iron-sulfur domain-containing protein: protein MIKNKKGYVADQAAGKAEEKRSGKILISNNGPYIVSGGLPLAKEYIVTDDDGISTEWKKGESYPEQDTYALCRCGGSKSKPYCDGTHVNESFDGTETATKKKYMARAERIEGPGFTLTDVQDLCAVARFCHQAGGIWRLTAESDDPNDKKVAARIAGQCSSGRLVIWDNETGKPIEPEFEPSVSLTEDQEKECSGPLWVKGGVPIESENGTKYEVRNRVTLCRCGQSENKPYCDGTHISCHFNDGDPEL from the coding sequence ATGATCAAGAACAAGAAGGGCTATGTTGCAGACCAGGCGGCCGGTAAGGCGGAGGAGAAGAGATCCGGTAAGATCCTGATTTCGAATAACGGGCCTTACATCGTCAGCGGCGGCCTGCCCCTCGCGAAGGAGTATATCGTTACCGATGACGATGGAATATCCACCGAATGGAAGAAGGGAGAGTCCTACCCGGAGCAGGATACCTATGCCCTTTGCCGGTGCGGCGGCTCGAAGAGCAAACCGTACTGCGACGGCACCCACGTGAACGAAAGCTTCGACGGCACCGAAACGGCCACGAAAAAGAAGTACATGGCCCGGGCGGAGCGCATCGAAGGCCCCGGCTTCACGCTCACCGATGTCCAGGACCTGTGCGCCGTGGCCCGGTTCTGCCACCAGGCAGGCGGCATATGGCGCCTCACCGCCGAATCCGACGACCCTAATGATAAAAAGGTCGCAGCCCGAATTGCCGGCCAGTGCTCATCCGGGAGGCTTGTCATCTGGGACAATGAGACTGGTAAGCCCATTGAGCCTGAGTTCGAGCCATCGGTCAGCCTGACCGAGGACCAGGAGAAAGAATGTAGCGGGCCCCTCTGGGTGAAGGGCGGCGTCCCCATCGAGTCGGAGAACGGCACGAAGTACGAGGTCAGGAACCGCGTGACCCTGTGCCGCTGCGGCCAGTCTGAAAATAAGCCGTACTGCGACGGCACGCACATCAGCTGCCACTTCAATGACGGCGACCCGGAGCTATAA
- the ftsZ gene encoding cell division protein FtsZ, translating to MEPGEPSIFSPSRAAKVIDNKGEIIDSEAHLTDIIDGEAPGAMPDKVGDTDEDIMAVMEGLRTNVIVVGCGGGGSNSIARMADEGIIGARLFAMNTDAQHLLHTRADKKFLIGKKLTRGFGAGSLPEVGENAAKESLIEIKAAISSSDMVFVTCGLGGGTGTGSAPVVAQVAKEGGALTIAVVTTPFKVEGAVRKANAEKGLERLRKAADTVIVVPNDKLLEVVPNLPLQQAFKVADEVLTHAVKGITELVTKAGLVNLDFADIKTVMSNGGVAMIGLGEGKGDKAAELSVRNALLSPLLDIDISGAKAAIVNVTGGSHMTIGEAEAVVEEVYNAIDPEARLIWGASVDPDLGDVIRTMVIITGVASTQILGKPQSEQQPAFNHQKALKTQKFGLDFVG from the coding sequence ATGGAACCTGGAGAACCAAGCATTTTCAGCCCTAGCAGGGCTGCGAAAGTAATTGACAATAAAGGCGAGATCATCGACAGCGAAGCGCACCTTACCGATATCATCGACGGTGAGGCGCCCGGGGCGATGCCGGATAAGGTCGGCGACACAGACGAAGACATAATGGCCGTCATGGAAGGCCTCAGGACCAACGTCATCGTCGTCGGCTGCGGCGGAGGAGGATCGAATTCGATCGCGCGCATGGCCGATGAGGGCATTATCGGCGCCAGGCTCTTTGCCATGAACACTGATGCTCAGCATCTGTTACACACGAGGGCCGATAAGAAGTTCCTGATCGGCAAGAAGCTCACCCGGGGCTTCGGCGCGGGCAGCCTCCCCGAGGTCGGGGAGAATGCGGCCAAAGAAAGCCTCATAGAGATCAAGGCGGCCATCAGCAGCTCCGACATGGTGTTCGTCACCTGCGGACTGGGCGGCGGCACGGGCACCGGCTCGGCCCCGGTCGTGGCGCAGGTCGCGAAGGAAGGCGGCGCGCTCACCATCGCGGTCGTCACCACGCCCTTCAAGGTCGAAGGCGCCGTGCGTAAAGCGAACGCGGAGAAGGGCCTCGAAAGGCTCAGGAAGGCCGCGGACACGGTCATCGTCGTGCCGAACGACAAGCTCCTCGAGGTCGTCCCGAACCTGCCCCTGCAGCAGGCGTTCAAGGTGGCCGACGAGGTGCTCACCCACGCCGTAAAGGGCATTACCGAGCTTGTCACGAAGGCGGGGCTGGTCAACCTGGACTTCGCGGACATAAAGACCGTTATGTCAAACGGCGGCGTCGCCATGATCGGCCTGGGCGAGGGCAAAGGCGATAAGGCGGCCGAGCTTTCGGTGCGCAATGCGCTGTTAAGCCCGCTTCTTGATATCGACATCTCGGGCGCGAAGGCGGCCATCGTCAACGTCACGGGCGGCTCGCACATGACCATCGGCGAGGCGGAGGCCGTAGTGGAAGAGGTCTATAACGCCATCGATCCCGAGGCGAGGCTGATCTGGGGAGCGTCGGTCGACCCCGACCTGGGCGACGTTATCCGGACCATGGTCATCATCACGGGCGTGGCATCGACTCAGATCCTCGGCAAGCCCCAGTCGGAGCAGCAGCCGGCCTTCAACCACCAAAAGGCACTGAAAACGCAAAAGTTCGGGCTTGATTTCGTAGGGTGA
- a CDS encoding ATP-binding response regulator: MISVLLVDDKLEFRDMAKKMLERGGGLGVVATGSAEHALEMLKNRTFDMIIASSELRGMNGIELLDALRALGTDTPTIIYGSQGGEKVVVRALRGGAEFFLQKSGDPRSQFMELRHVIEEIAKRKHTESMLIRREKDFRTIVEKNADAMLVLDREGSIKYANPASSVLFNLPQSDIMGKVLGFPIILDEPVEMYIVRGFQEFVAAEMRMVEVEWEEESSYLISFRDVTGHVRYEEELEDRVSERTETLRLTNEQLLGEIETRKTAEEALRKEINDRTATEEELRCEIEQREVAERTLEEAKAQAELYLDLMGHDINNLNQIGIGYLELARESSSLEEMKSLIEKPLEAMRSASDIIDNVRKLKQVTIDQPDKYQTTRTIDMCGMLPGIIDQYSQVKGRDIRINIDAPKVCYIKANDLIKDVFTNLVDNAIKHSDPIRPLTIDIKIKPIKEKKRQYLFCTVEDNGPGIPDWIKDKIFLRFQRGSTKAHGKGLGLYLVKKLVESYNGAVWVEDRIPGVYNKGAKFIVTLPAAE, translated from the coding sequence ATGATATCAGTCCTGCTGGTCGATGACAAGCTTGAGTTCCGCGATATGGCAAAAAAGATGCTGGAGAGAGGCGGCGGCTTAGGTGTAGTTGCCACCGGCTCGGCGGAACACGCCCTGGAGATGTTGAAAAACAGGACTTTTGACATGATCATAGCGAGCTCTGAGCTGAGGGGGATGAACGGCATCGAGCTGCTCGATGCCCTCAGAGCACTGGGGACCGACACTCCGACCATTATTTACGGCAGCCAGGGCGGGGAGAAGGTGGTCGTCAGGGCCTTACGGGGCGGCGCCGAGTTCTTCCTTCAAAAGAGCGGCGACCCGAGGTCCCAGTTCATGGAGCTGAGGCACGTCATCGAGGAGATCGCAAAGCGCAAGCATACCGAGTCCATGCTGATCAGGAGAGAGAAGGACTTCCGCACGATCGTCGAAAAGAACGCGGACGCCATGCTCGTGCTCGACAGGGAAGGGTCCATTAAGTATGCTAATCCGGCCTCATCCGTACTGTTTAACCTGCCCCAGTCCGATATCATGGGCAAGGTACTCGGCTTCCCGATCATTCTTGATGAGCCCGTCGAGATGTACATCGTGCGAGGCTTTCAGGAGTTCGTCGCTGCCGAGATGCGCATGGTCGAAGTCGAGTGGGAGGAGGAGTCATCGTATTTAATTTCCTTCAGGGATGTCACGGGACACGTGCGCTACGAGGAGGAGCTGGAGGACCGGGTAAGTGAGCGGACGGAGACGCTCCGGCTCACTAACGAGCAGCTGCTCGGCGAGATCGAGACGAGGAAGACGGCAGAGGAGGCGCTCCGGAAGGAGATAAACGACCGGACCGCTACGGAGGAAGAATTGCGCTGCGAGATCGAACAGAGGGAAGTGGCCGAGAGGACGCTGGAGGAGGCCAAGGCGCAGGCCGAGCTGTATCTCGACCTCATGGGCCACGACATTAATAATTTAAACCAGATCGGCATCGGGTATCTCGAACTGGCCCGCGAGTCATCGAGCCTCGAGGAGATGAAGTCCCTTATAGAAAAGCCCCTGGAGGCGATGAGGAGCGCTTCCGACATCATCGATAACGTGAGAAAGCTCAAGCAGGTCACGATCGACCAGCCGGATAAATACCAGACGACGAGGACGATCGACATGTGCGGGATGTTACCCGGCATAATAGATCAATATTCTCAGGTTAAAGGCCGGGATATCAGGATAAACATCGACGCCCCGAAGGTCTGTTACATCAAGGCGAACGACCTCATTAAGGACGTTTTTACGAACCTCGTGGACAACGCGATCAAGCATTCCGACCCGATCAGGCCGCTGACGATCGATATAAAGATCAAGCCCATCAAAGAGAAGAAACGGCAATACCTTTTCTGCACGGTCGAGGATAACGGGCCGGGCATACCGGACTGGATCAAAGATAAGATATTCCTGCGGTTCCAGAGAGGGTCGACAAAAGCCCATGGCAAGGGCCTTGGCCTGTATCTGGTAAAGAAGCTTGTGGAATCCTATAACGGGGCCGTATGGGTAGAAGACAGGATACCGGGAGTGTACAATAAAGGCGCGAAGTTCATCGTCACGCTGCCGGCGGCTGAATAG
- a CDS encoding ribose 1,5-bisphosphate isomerase — translation MTALTETAEKIKNMEIRGAGKIARSAAEAMKEEALSIKTKDIKEFNRRMEDAYNILYSTRPTAVSLPNALRAVMRYKADTVEDAKTAIAANADAFISGSENAVKKIGEIGAHRIKDGDTIMTHCNSSAAFAIFETAYRQGKDINVIATETRPRQQGYVTVDFLQKSGIPTTLILDSAVRYTMKKVDLVIVGADAVTVNGSLVNKVGTSQVALAANEARVGFVCAAETYKFSPRTLFGEMVEIEERDPTEVLCNELRAKWPNLKISNPAFDITPHKYIDMIITEIGAISPEMAYWVIKDKLGWELEEAAEASMRGCDDEN, via the coding sequence ATGACCGCATTAACGGAGACCGCCGAAAAGATCAAGAACATGGAGATCCGGGGGGCCGGGAAGATCGCCCGGTCGGCCGCGGAGGCCATGAAGGAAGAAGCCCTTTCGATAAAGACGAAGGACATCAAGGAATTCAACAGGCGAATGGAGGACGCGTATAATATATTGTACAGCACGAGGCCTACGGCCGTCTCGCTTCCTAACGCCCTGAGGGCCGTAATGCGCTATAAGGCCGACACTGTGGAGGATGCGAAGACGGCGATTGCGGCAAATGCCGACGCGTTCATCTCCGGCTCCGAGAACGCGGTGAAAAAGATCGGGGAGATCGGCGCTCACCGCATCAAGGACGGCGACACGATCATGACGCACTGCAACTCGTCCGCCGCTTTCGCGATTTTCGAGACGGCGTACCGGCAGGGCAAGGACATCAACGTCATCGCGACCGAGACCCGCCCCCGGCAGCAGGGCTACGTTACCGTGGATTTCCTGCAGAAGTCGGGCATACCCACGACGCTCATCCTGGACTCTGCCGTCCGCTATACCATGAAGAAGGTGGACCTGGTCATCGTGGGCGCCGACGCCGTCACGGTCAACGGCAGCCTGGTCAATAAGGTGGGCACGTCGCAGGTGGCCCTGGCAGCCAACGAGGCCCGCGTAGGGTTCGTATGTGCCGCCGAGACCTACAAGTTCAGCCCCCGGACGCTGTTCGGGGAGATGGTGGAGATCGAGGAGCGGGACCCGACGGAGGTCCTGTGCAACGAGCTTCGGGCGAAGTGGCCCAACCTGAAGATCTCCAACCCGGCATTCGACATCACGCCCCACAAGTACATCGATATGATCATCACTGAGATCGGCGCCATATCGCCCGAAATGGCCTACTGGGTCATCAAGGATAAGCTGGGCTGGGAGCTCGAAGAGGCGGCCGAGGCGAGCATGAGGGGGTGCGATGATGAGAATTGA
- a CDS encoding transcription elongation factor Spt5 yields the protein MAQEQQMQAETPTASVFAVKTTANQERSVANLIAMVARKEGYDIRSILVPEELKGYVLVESPMHEIVEHTIQNIPHAKAVVKGASSIAEVQHFLAPKPVVTGISEGDIVELISGPFKGERARVKRVDETKEEITVELSEAMVPIPVTVRGDIVRVLSKEETR from the coding sequence ATGGCCCAGGAACAACAAATGCAGGCCGAAACGCCTACCGCGTCGGTGTTCGCCGTCAAGACGACCGCGAACCAGGAACGCTCGGTGGCCAACCTGATAGCTATGGTGGCCCGTAAGGAAGGCTACGATATCCGCTCCATCCTCGTGCCCGAAGAGCTGAAGGGCTACGTGCTCGTCGAGTCCCCGATGCACGAGATCGTGGAGCACACCATCCAGAACATTCCCCACGCCAAGGCAGTCGTCAAGGGCGCATCCTCGATAGCCGAGGTCCAGCATTTCCTGGCGCCGAAGCCCGTCGTCACGGGCATTTCCGAGGGCGACATCGTGGAGCTCATTTCCGGCCCGTTCAAGGGCGAGCGCGCCCGCGTGAAGCGCGTGGACGAGACCAAGGAAGAGATCACCGTCGAGCTTTCCGAAGCGATGGTGCCCATCCCGGTCACGGTCCGCGGCGACATCGTTCGCGTGCTGAGCAAGGAAGAGACCAGGTAA
- a CDS encoding circadian clock KaiB family protein, which translates to MATLNSELPKTIVLKLYIAGDTLKSRITIANLKDICQNDLKSHCQIEVIDLTKHPEMAVNYNISALPTLTKELPLPVRTLIGDLASKERVLIALNIMKADEGTNSAGQAKDHHEHKVDYEKLLEENARLKSENASLRKMLRKNNG; encoded by the coding sequence ATGGCTACTCTGAACTCTGAGTTACCTAAAACAATTGTCCTTAAGCTATATATTGCCGGGGATACGCTAAAGTCGAGGATCACGATCGCCAACCTGAAGGACATCTGCCAGAATGACCTGAAAAGCCACTGCCAGATCGAAGTCATCGACCTGACAAAACACCCGGAGATGGCGGTAAACTATAATATCTCGGCATTGCCGACCCTTACGAAAGAGCTGCCTTTGCCAGTAAGGACGCTGATCGGCGACCTGGCCTCGAAGGAGCGGGTCCTGATAGCGCTTAATATCATGAAGGCTGACGAGGGGACGAATTCCGCGGGCCAGGCCAAAGATCACCATGAGCATAAAGTGGATTATGAAAAGCTTTTAGAGGAAAATGCCCGGCTAAAGTCTGAAAATGCCAGCCTGAGGAAAATGCTGAGAAAAAATAATGGCTAA
- a CDS encoding PIG-L deacetylase family protein, with translation MAKKLTVLAIGAHADPFDMPYQCGGALAKMAKAGSKVICVSSCEENQEEATRVAKVLGCEARFMDLVEGKIENDTATVHKIVELLREVKPDIVITHQPTDYNPDHRKLSAAVLGACLLARVGEVKTKHKPYKVPCLYYSETSSGINSKGTVYVDIEDTFATKIKALKEHKSLSMKNGVEHLGSIEHLIEREETTAKFRGMQVEIEYAEIFEQAINYRVLRAFSTLPFPDVPVHNE, from the coding sequence ATGGCAAAGAAGCTGACAGTTCTAGCTATCGGGGCCCATGCGGACCCGTTCGACATGCCGTACCAGTGCGGCGGCGCCCTGGCAAAGATGGCGAAAGCGGGCAGCAAGGTCATTTGCGTGTCTTCCTGCGAGGAGAACCAGGAGGAGGCGACAAGGGTCGCAAAAGTCCTCGGCTGCGAGGCGAGGTTCATGGACCTGGTGGAAGGGAAGATCGAGAACGATACGGCGACGGTCCACAAGATAGTGGAGCTCTTACGCGAGGTCAAGCCGGACATCGTCATCACTCATCAGCCGACGGACTACAACCCGGACCACCGGAAACTGTCCGCGGCCGTGCTCGGCGCATGCCTGCTCGCCCGGGTGGGCGAGGTCAAGACGAAGCACAAGCCCTACAAGGTGCCGTGCCTGTACTATTCGGAGACCTCGAGCGGCATCAACTCGAAGGGCACCGTGTACGTGGACATCGAGGACACGTTCGCCACGAAGATCAAGGCGCTGAAGGAGCACAAGAGCCTGTCCATGAAGAATGGCGTGGAGCACCTGGGCAGCATCGAGCACCTCATCGAGCGGGAAGAGACAACGGCGAAGTTCAGGGGCATGCAGGTCGAGATCGAGTACGCCGAGATCTTCGAGCAGGCCATCAACTACCGTGTCCTGAGGGCGTTCAGCACGCTGCCGTTCCCCGACGTGCCCGTGCACAACGAATGA